In a genomic window of Chaetodon trifascialis isolate fChaTrf1 chromosome 8, fChaTrf1.hap1, whole genome shotgun sequence:
- the LOC139334662 gene encoding cytosolic sulfotransferase 3-like, which produces MSADPAKTDIPHRQQLFDFHGVQMIHIFTDNWENVQSFQARPDDILIATYPKAGTTWVSYILDLLYFGQISPERQTSIPIYERVPFLELMMPSVFIGVDQANNLPTSPRLIKTHLPVQFVPKSFWEQNCRVVYVARNAKDNVASYFHFERMTQTQPEPGDWSSYLHRFMEGKMVFGSWYDHVNGWWKKKQTSSKIHYMFFEDMVEDTGREIDKLCCFLGLSPSVEEKKQITGGVQFDNMKKNDMTNYSTNPVMDFKISPFMRKGKVGDWKNHFTVAQNEEFDEDYKKKMKDPSLQFRTVI; this is translated from the exons ATGTCTGCTGATCCAGCCAAG ACGGATATTCCCCATCGACAACAACTGTTTGATTTCCATGGAGTCCAAATGATCCACATTTTCACAGACAACTGGGAGAACGTTCAAAGCTTTCAGGCCAGGCCGGATGACATACTCATTGCAACATACCCTAAAGCTG gAACCACATGGGTCTCCTACATCCTTGACCTGCTGTATTTTGGCCAGATATCCCCAGAGCGTCAGACATCCATCCCAATATATGAAAGAGTGCCTTTCTTAGAGCTGATGATGCCATCTGTGTTTATAG GAGTTGACCAGGCAAACAACCTTCCCACCTCTCCACGGCTCATTAAAACTCATcttccagtccagtttgtgccAAAGTCCTTTTGGGAGCAAAACTGCAGG GTAGTCTACGTGGCTCGCAATGCCAAAGACAACGTGGCCTCCTATTTTCACTTTGAGCGCATGACCCAGACCCAGCCAGAGCCTGGAGACTGGAGCAGCTACCTCCACAGATTCATGGAGGGAAAGA TGGTGTTTGGATCCTGGTATGACCATGTGAACGGCTggtggaagaagaaacagactTCCTCAAAAATCCATTACATGTTCTTTGAAGACATGGTTGAG GATACTGGACGGGAAATCGAcaaactctgctgctttcttggtttgtctccttcagtggaggagaagaaacaaaTTACAGGTGGAGTGCAGTTTGATAATATGAAAAAGAACGACATGACCAACTATTCTACTAACCCAGTTATGGATTTCAAAATTTCTCCTTTCATGAGAAAAG GGAAAGTCGGTGACTGGAAGAACCATTTCACTGTGGCCCAGAATGAAGAGTTTGACGAAGACtacaagaagaagatgaaggatcCTTCACTTCAGTTTCGCACTGTAATCTGA
- the LOC139334660 gene encoding cytosolic sulfotransferase 3-like — translation MSADPAKTDIPHRPELFDFHGVPMIHIFTDNWENVQNFQARPDDILIATYPKAGTTWVSYILDLLYFGQISPERQTSIPIYERVPFLEMMMPSVFIGVDQANNLPTSPRLIKTHLPIQLVPKSFWEQNCRVVYVARNAKDNMASYFHFERMNHVHPEPGDWSSYLHRFMEGKMVFGSWYDHVNGWWKKKQTYSKIHYMFFEDMVEDTGREIDKLCCFLGLSPSAEEKKQITGGVQFDNMKKNDMTNYSTIPCMDFKISPFMRKGKVGDWKNHFTVAQNEEFDEDYKKKMKDPSFQFRTVI, via the exons ATGTCTGCTGATCCAGCCAAG ACGGATATTCCCCATCGACCAGAACTGTTTGATTTCCATGGAGTCCCAATGATCCACATTTTCACAGACAACTGGGAGAACGTTCAAAACTTTCAGGCCAGGCCGGATGACATACTTATTGCAACATACCCCAAAGCTG gaACCACATGGGTCTCCTACATCCTTGACCTGCTGTATTTTGGCCAGATATCCCCAGAGCGTCAGACATCCATCCCAATATATGAAAGAGTGCCTTTCTTAGAGATGATGATGCCATCTGTGTTTATAG GAGTTGACCAGGCAAACAACCTTCCCACCTCTCCACGGCTCATTAAAACTCATCTTCCTATCCAACTTGTGCCAAAGTCCTTTTGGGAGCAAAACTGCAGG GTAGTCTACGTGGCTCGCAATGCCAAAGACAACATGGCCTCTTATTTTCACTTTGAGCGCATGAACCACGTTCATCCAGAGCCTGGAGACTGGAGCAGCTACCTCCACAGATTCATGGAGGGAAAGA TGGTGTTTGGATCCTGGTATGACCATGTGAACGGCTggtggaagaagaaacagactTACTCAAAAATCCATTACATGTTCTTTGAAGACATGGTTGAG GATACTGGACGGGAAATCGAcaaactctgctgctttcttggtttgtctCCTTCAGCGGAGGAGAAGAAACAAATTACAGGTGGAGTGCAGTTTGATAATATGAAAAAGAACGACATGACCAACTATTCTACTATCCCATGTATGGATTTCAAAATTTCTCCTTTCATGAGAAAAG GGAAAGTCGGTGACTGGAAGAACCATTTCACTGTGGCCCAGAATGAAGAGTTTGACGAGGACtacaagaagaagatgaaggatcCTTCATTTCAGTTTCGCACTGTAATCTGA
- the LOC139334664 gene encoding cytosolic sulfotransferase 3-like → MSVDPYKKLDIRRTQLFDFHGVSMTHYFTDNWENVQNFQARPDDILIATYPKAGTTWVSYILDLLYFGQTSPERQTSIPIIDRVPFLEKTILPVGSGVDLANNLPTSPRLIKTHLPVQFVPKSFWEQSCRVVYVARNAKDNVVSYFHFDRMTQIQPEPGDWSSYLHRFMEGKMVFGSWYDHVNGWWKKKQTYSKIHYMFFEDMVEDTGREIDKLCCFLGLSPSAEEKKQITGRVQFDNMKKNDMTNQSTNPILDFKISPFMRKGKVGDWKNHFTVAQNEEFDEDYKKKMKDLSLQFRTVI, encoded by the exons ATGTCTGTTGATCCGTACAAG AAGCTGGACATACGGCGAACACAACTGTTTGATTTCCATGGAGTCTCAATGACCCACTATTTCACAGACAACTGGGAGAATGTTCAAAACTTTCAGGCCAGGCCAGACGACATACTTATTGCAACATACCCAAAAGCTG gaACCACATGGGTCTCCTACATCCTTGACTTGCTGTACTTTGGTCAAACATCCCCAGAGCGTCAGACGTCCATCCCAATAATTGACAGAGTGCCTTTCTTAGAGAAGACGATCTTGCCTGTTGGATCAG GAGTTGACCTGGCAAATAACCTTCCCACCTCTCCACGGCTCATTAAAACTCATcttccagtccagtttgtgccAAAGTCCTTTTGGGAGCAAAGCTGCAGG GTAGTCTACGTGGCTCGCAATGCCAAAGACAACGTAGTCTCTTATTTTCACTTTGATCGCATGACTCAGATTCAGCCAGAGCCTGGAGACTGGAGCAGCTACCTCCACAGATTCATGGAGGGAAAGA TGGTGTTTGGATCCTGGTATGACCATGTGAACGGCTggtggaagaagaaacagactTACTCAAAAATCCATTACATGTTCTTTGAAGACATGGTTGAG GATACTGGACGGGAAATCGAcaaactctgctgctttcttggtttgtctCCTTCAGCGGAGGAGAAGAAACAAATTACAGGCAGAGTGCAATTTGATAATATGAAAAAGAACGACATGACCAACCAGTCTACGAACCCAATTTTGGATTTCAAAATTTCTCCTTTCATGAGAAAAG GGAAAGTCGGTGACTGGAAGAACCATTTCACTGTGGCCCAGAATGAAGAGTTTGACGAAGACtacaagaagaagatgaaggatcTTTCACTTCAGTTTCGCACAGTAATCTGA
- the LOC139335349 gene encoding cytosolic sulfotransferase 3-like translates to MTHYFTDNWENVQNFQARPDDILIATYPKAGTTWVSYILDLLYFGQTSPERQTSIPIIDRVPFLEKTILPVVYVACNAKDNVVSYFHFDRMTQIQPEPGDWSSYLHRFMEGKMVFGSWYDHVNGWWKKKQTYSKIHYMFFEDMVEDTGREIDKLCCFLGLSPSAEEKKQITGRVQFDNMKKNDMTNQSTNPILDFKISPFMRKGKVGDWKNHFTVAQNEEFDEDYKKKMKDLSLQFRTVI, encoded by the exons ATGACCCACTATTTCACAGACAACTGGGAGAATGTTCAAAACTTTCAGGCCAGGCCAGACGACATACTTATTGCAACATACCCAAAAGCTG gaACCACATGGGTCTCCTACATCCTTGACTTGCTGTACTTTGGTCAAACATCCCCAGAGCGTCAGACGTCCATCCCAATAATTGACAGAGTGCCTTTCTTAGAGAAGACGATCTTGCCT GTAGTCTACGTGGCTTGCAATGCCAAAGACAACGTAGTCTCTTATTTTCACTTTGATCGCATGACTCAGATTCAGCCAGAGCCTGGAGACTGGAGCAGCTACCTCCACAGATTCATGGAGGGAAAGA TGGTGTTTGGATCCTGGTATGACCATGTGAACGGCTggtggaagaagaaacagactTACTCAAAAATCCATTACATGTTCTTTGAAGACATGGTTGAG GATACTGGACGGGAAATCGAcaaactctgctgctttcttggtttgtctCCTTCAGCGGAGGAGAAGAAACAAATCACAGGCAGAGTGCAATTTGATAATATGAAAAAGAACGACATGACCAACCAGTCTACGAACCCAATTTTGGATTTCAAAATTTCTCCTTTCATGAGAAAAG GGAAAGTCGGTGACTGGAAGAACCATTTCACTGTGGCCCAGAATGAAGAGTTTGACGAAGACtacaagaagaagatgaaggatcTTTCACTTCAGTTTCGCACAGTAATCTGA
- the LOC139334661 gene encoding cytosolic sulfotransferase 3-like: MSVDPDKKLDIRRTQLFDFHGVSMTHYFTDNWENVQNFQARPDDILIATYPKAGTTWVSYILDLLYFGQTSSEHQTSTPIYDRVPIVELIFPSVGSGVDLANNLPTSPRLIKTHLPIQLVPKSFWEQNCRVVYVARNAKDNVVSYFHFDRMTLTQPEPGDWSSYLHRFMEGKMVFGSWYDHVNGWWKKKQTHSKIHYMFYEDMVEDTGREIDKLCCFLGLSPSVEEKKQITDGVQFDNMKKNDMVNYSTFPVMDFKISPFMRKGKVGDWKNHFTVAQNEEFDEDYKKKMKDPSLQFRTEI; this comes from the exons ATGTCTGTTGATCCGGACAAG AAGCTGGACATACGGCGAACACAACTGTTTGATTTCCATGGAGTCTCAATGACCCACTATTTCACAGACAACTGGGAGAATGTTCAAAACTTTCAGGCCAGGCCAGACGACATACTTATCGCAACATACCCCAAAGCTG gaACCACATGGGTCTCCTACATCCTTGACTTGCTGTACTTTGGTCAAACATCCTCAGAGCATCAGACGTCCACCCCAATATATGACAGAGTGCCTATCGTGGAGTTGATTTTCCCGTCTGTTGGATCAG GAGTTGACCTGGCAAACAACCTTCCCACCTCTCCTCGGCTCATTAAAACTCATCTTCCTATCCAACTTGTGCCAAAGTCCTTTTGGGAGCAAAACTGCAGG GTAGTCTACGTGGCTCGCAATGCCAAAGACAACGTAGTCTCTTATTTTCACTTTGATCGCATGACCCTGACCCAGCCAGAGCCTGGAGACTGGAGCAGCTACCTCCACAGATTCATGGAGGGAAAGA TGGTGTTTGGATCCTGGTATGACCATGTGAACGGCTggtggaagaagaaacagactCACTCAAAAATCCATTACATGTTCTATGAAGACATGGTTGAG GATACTGGACGGGAAATCGAcaaactctgctgctttcttggtttgtctccttcagtggaggagaagaaacaaaTTACAGATGGAGTGCAGTTTGATAATATGAAAAAGAACGACATGGTCAACTATTCAACTTTTCCAGTTATGGATTTCAAAATTTCTCCTTTCATGAGAAAAG GGAAAGTCGGTGACTGGAAGAACCATTTCACTGTGGCCCAGAATGAAGAGTTTGATGAAGACtacaagaagaagatgaaggatcCTTCACTTCAGTTTCGCACTGAAATCTGA